The following are encoded in a window of Sinorhizobium sojae CCBAU 05684 genomic DNA:
- a CDS encoding tripartite tricarboxylate transporter permease, with translation MENIGLLIDGFGHILSWNNILLMMLGVTLGILVGVLPGLGAPNGVSLLLPLTFSMDPISAIILLSCMYWGALFGGSTTSILFNIPGEPSSVATTFDGYPMAKAGHASRALTLAFVSAGLGALAGVVMITLLSGWVANFALRFSSPEYFAVYFLAFASFISMGAQAPFKTLVSMMLGFALASIGMDTISGNLRLTFDIPELIKGISFLIAVMGLFGIGELLLTSEEGLRFDGIRARVKLAEIGRTLVEIPRYWLTIARSTIIGIWMGITPAGPTAASFMSYGVARRSARDKSQFGKGDPRGVVAPETADHSAGTSALLPMLALGVPGSATAAVMMGGLMIWGLTPGPMLFTDRPDFVWGLIASMYLGNVVAVFLVIATVPLYASILRVPFSIIGPIIVSVIFSGAYQVANSISDVFLVIGFGLLGYIFKKLEYPLAPLVLAMVLGDKAEDAFRQSMLMSGGSLDIFWSNGLVSVLMTLGLALLLSPLAAWLIGTLRGRKHDVAARHGDGNAAT, from the coding sequence ATGGAAAATATCGGTCTTCTGATCGATGGCTTCGGCCACATCCTCAGCTGGAACAACATCCTGCTGATGATGCTGGGGGTGACGCTCGGTATCCTCGTCGGCGTATTGCCGGGGCTTGGAGCGCCGAATGGCGTATCGCTCTTGCTGCCGCTCACCTTCTCGATGGATCCGATCTCGGCGATCATCCTGCTCTCCTGCATGTACTGGGGCGCACTTTTCGGCGGCTCGACCACATCGATCCTGTTCAATATCCCGGGTGAACCGTCATCCGTCGCCACAACCTTCGACGGCTATCCGATGGCGAAGGCCGGGCACGCAAGTCGGGCGCTTACGCTCGCCTTCGTCTCCGCCGGCCTAGGCGCCCTCGCCGGCGTGGTCATGATTACGCTGCTCTCCGGTTGGGTGGCGAATTTCGCGCTACGCTTCTCCTCGCCGGAATATTTCGCAGTCTATTTCCTCGCTTTCGCGAGCTTCATCTCCATGGGAGCGCAGGCGCCCTTCAAGACGCTCGTGTCGATGATGCTTGGTTTTGCGCTCGCCTCGATCGGAATGGACACGATCTCCGGCAATCTACGACTTACCTTCGACATTCCCGAACTGATCAAGGGCATAAGCTTCCTGATTGCCGTCATGGGACTCTTCGGCATCGGCGAGCTCCTGCTCACGAGCGAAGAAGGCTTGCGCTTCGACGGCATCAGGGCGCGCGTGAAGCTTGCCGAGATCGGCCGCACACTGGTGGAGATCCCGCGCTACTGGCTGACGATCGCCCGTTCGACGATCATCGGTATCTGGATGGGGATCACGCCTGCAGGGCCGACTGCGGCCTCCTTCATGAGTTACGGCGTCGCGCGGCGTTCGGCGCGCGACAAGTCGCAGTTCGGCAAGGGCGATCCCCGTGGGGTGGTCGCACCGGAGACGGCCGACCATTCCGCCGGCACCTCTGCGCTTCTGCCGATGCTAGCCCTCGGCGTGCCGGGTTCTGCAACCGCGGCTGTGATGATGGGCGGGCTCATGATCTGGGGCCTGACACCCGGCCCGATGCTCTTCACCGACCGACCCGATTTCGTCTGGGGACTGATCGCCTCGATGTATCTCGGCAACGTCGTCGCCGTCTTCCTGGTGATCGCAACCGTACCGCTCTACGCCTCGATCCTGCGCGTGCCTTTCTCGATCATCGGGCCGATCATCGTCTCAGTGATCTTTTCGGGCGCCTATCAGGTTGCGAACTCCATCTCTGATGTCTTTCTGGTGATCGGATTCGGTCTCCTGGGCTACATCTTCAAGAAGCTCGAATACCCGCTGGCGCCGCTCGTGCTCGCTATGGTGCTCGGCGACAAGGCGGAAGATGCCTTTCGGCAGTCGATGCTGATGTCCGGAGGCAGCCTCGACATCTTCTGGTCGAATGGCCTGGTCTCCGTGCTGATGACGCTGGGGCTGGCGCTTCTTCTCTCCCCCCTCGCCGCCTGGCTGATCGGAACGCTGCGCGGACGCAAGCACGACGTGGCGGCACGGCACGGCGACGGCAACGCGGCGACCTGA
- a CDS encoding tripartite tricarboxylate transporter TctB family protein, which translates to MSDNSANGVSRFAVELGMAGLTGAFGAAVCYGSIDVGAGWTDMGPDAGYFPFYVGLLIVLGSLVNAVQAFVKHRSAGEIFIDLARLKVVGSFLLPLLAFAAISAWLGLYVGTALYIAATTFLQGRYKWWIALPAGIGVSLFFFIVFEIGFQVPLLKGPVEAWLGLY; encoded by the coding sequence ATGAGCGACAACAGTGCAAATGGGGTATCCCGCTTCGCGGTGGAGCTCGGCATGGCAGGCCTGACTGGCGCTTTCGGCGCGGCAGTCTGCTACGGCTCGATCGATGTTGGCGCCGGCTGGACCGACATGGGGCCGGATGCCGGATACTTCCCCTTCTATGTCGGCCTGCTCATTGTTCTTGGCAGCCTCGTCAACGCAGTCCAGGCTTTCGTGAAACATCGCAGCGCCGGAGAGATCTTCATCGACTTGGCGCGACTGAAGGTGGTTGGCTCCTTCCTGCTACCGCTTCTGGCCTTCGCCGCAATTTCCGCCTGGCTCGGTCTTTACGTCGGGACGGCGCTCTACATCGCCGCGACGACGTTTTTACAAGGGCGCTACAAATGGTGGATCGCCCTGCCGGCGGGCATCGGCGTTTCGCTCTTTTTCTTCATCGTTTTCGAGATCGGCTTCCAGGTTCCGCTGCTCAAGGGACCCGTAGAGGCCTGGCTCGGGCTCTACTGA
- a CDS encoding rhomboid family intramembrane serine protease, whose translation MERDQSATPVEADAESAAERRREPAFNLPASLTGILLFLVTVHALRTYVLSAAVDEELILNFAFLPVRYTIPLDTQGLAWLWTPVTYSFLHGSWEHLIFNIFWMVAFGAPVVRRIGPARLAAFWCLAAAASVALHVVFHWGELAIVVGASGVVSGFMGAAVRFVFSPSGRISRQFAHLNRRLSLTETLANRSALVFTGIWFLTNFLVGLGLFSAGGMGSIAWEAHIGGFLFGFFLFGWFDPRR comes from the coding sequence ATGGAACGAGATCAGTCGGCAACGCCGGTCGAAGCGGATGCCGAGAGTGCGGCCGAACGCCGTCGCGAGCCTGCCTTCAATCTTCCGGCGAGCCTGACCGGCATTCTTCTCTTCCTCGTTACGGTGCATGCGTTGCGGACCTATGTCCTGTCCGCCGCAGTCGACGAGGAGTTGATCCTCAACTTTGCCTTCCTCCCGGTGCGCTACACGATTCCGCTCGACACCCAGGGGCTCGCCTGGTTGTGGACGCCTGTGACCTATTCCTTTCTCCACGGGAGTTGGGAGCACCTGATCTTCAACATCTTCTGGATGGTCGCCTTCGGCGCGCCAGTCGTACGGCGTATCGGGCCTGCACGCCTGGCTGCCTTCTGGTGCCTCGCGGCGGCAGCATCCGTCGCCCTGCACGTGGTGTTCCATTGGGGGGAGCTGGCCATTGTGGTCGGCGCTTCGGGGGTCGTCTCCGGCTTCATGGGCGCGGCGGTGCGATTCGTGTTTTCGCCGAGCGGGCGCATCAGCCGCCAGTTCGCGCATCTCAACCGCCGGCTTTCGCTGACGGAGACCCTTGCCAATCGGTCGGCCCTGGTCTTCACCGGCATCTGGTTCCTCACCAATTTCCTGGTCGGCCTCGGTTTGTTTTCCGCGGGCGGCATGGGCAGCATCGCCTGGGAAGCGCATATCGGCGGCTTCCTGTTCGGCTTCTTCCTGTTCGGATGGTTCGACCCGCGCCGCTGA
- a CDS encoding sugar phosphate isomerase/epimerase family protein has protein sequence MAPRKWNRGNWPIAAAMIQYPNTLADGRSVQDQSVEEWFATLADIVDAGFTELDPTDSWIRLADLSSGRLDQFLALTRSLGLAIPAISTARRSVIDPEHGGSHLAYGHRVIDTAAAIGAGSVSFGLFGPLTDAQKKTLWFWTVDGVKNPDDAATWQKAVSRIRELGRHAEELGIELALEMYEDTYLGTAESSVRFVEEVGLANVGINADLGNLIRLHRPVEHWMEMMAKVAPYAKYWHVKNYTRMEDEASGVIVTHPAPLEYGLINYRAAIRMALAHGFESPFLCEHYGGDGLSVSAANRDYLRRILPREQGH, from the coding sequence ATGGCGCCACGCAAATGGAACCGCGGCAACTGGCCGATTGCGGCTGCGATGATCCAGTACCCGAACACACTGGCGGACGGGCGCTCGGTTCAGGACCAGTCGGTCGAGGAATGGTTCGCAACACTTGCCGATATCGTCGATGCCGGTTTTACCGAGCTCGATCCAACGGACAGCTGGATCCGCCTGGCAGACCTTTCCTCCGGCAGGCTCGATCAGTTCCTGGCACTGACGCGGTCCCTGGGACTGGCTATTCCGGCGATCTCCACCGCGCGTCGCAGCGTCATCGATCCCGAACATGGCGGGTCGCATCTCGCCTATGGCCACCGGGTAATCGACACCGCGGCTGCGATCGGCGCAGGTTCGGTGTCCTTCGGCCTCTTTGGCCCGTTGACGGACGCGCAAAAGAAGACCCTGTGGTTCTGGACAGTCGACGGTGTGAAAAATCCCGACGATGCCGCGACGTGGCAGAAGGCGGTGTCGCGCATACGCGAGCTCGGGCGCCATGCGGAAGAGCTCGGGATCGAACTCGCCTTGGAGATGTACGAGGACACCTATCTCGGGACGGCAGAAAGTTCGGTCCGCTTCGTCGAGGAAGTGGGCCTCGCCAATGTCGGGATCAATGCCGATCTCGGCAATCTCATCCGCCTGCACCGGCCGGTGGAACACTGGATGGAGATGATGGCGAAGGTTGCGCCCTACGCCAAGTACTGGCACGTCAAGAATTACACCCGCATGGAGGATGAGGCCTCGGGCGTCATCGTCACCCACCCCGCCCCGCTCGAATACGGCCTCATCAATTACCGTGCGGCTATCCGCATGGCCTTGGCGCATGGGTTCGAGAGCCCCTTCCTCTGCGAGCATTACGGCGGCGACGGCCTCTCCGTCAGCGCTGCAAACCGCGATTACCTGAGGCGCATCCTGCCTCGCGAACAGGGACATTGA
- the derI gene encoding D-erythrulose-4-phosphate isomerase, which translates to MKIAIGADSAGKPLLDVIAAHLAGRSHLQVRDLSQAGYYAELSQNLARTIAVGENDRGILICGTGIGVCISANKVPGIRAALTHDTYSAERAAKSNNAQIITMGARVIGPELAKSIVDIWLAAEFDPSGPSAANVQAIDRLDAAK; encoded by the coding sequence GTGAAAATCGCAATCGGAGCAGACAGTGCCGGCAAGCCGTTGCTCGACGTTATCGCCGCCCATCTCGCTGGCCGGAGTCATCTTCAGGTCAGGGATCTCAGCCAGGCGGGCTATTACGCCGAATTGTCACAGAACCTGGCGAGGACGATCGCGGTCGGCGAAAACGACCGTGGCATCCTGATCTGCGGAACCGGCATCGGCGTTTGCATCTCGGCGAACAAAGTCCCCGGCATTCGCGCGGCCTTGACCCACGATACCTATTCGGCCGAAAGGGCCGCGAAGTCGAACAACGCGCAGATCATCACCATGGGTGCCCGCGTCATAGGACCGGAACTGGCGAAATCGATCGTCGATATCTGGCTTGCCGCCGAATTCGACCCGAGCGGGCCGTCGGCAGCCAATGTCCAGGCGATCGACCGGCTCGACGCCGCGAAATAG
- a CDS encoding dihydroxyacetone kinase family protein translates to MTTIFDAPEDFATSALAGFCAIYARNVRPVKGGVIRSTQVPNGKVAVVVGGGSGHYPAFAGYVGPGLADAAVAGDVFASPSTAAVARVCRHADQGGGVLLGFGNYAGDVLNFGLAAERLRSEGIDVRVLHVTDDVASASVEVRAKRRGIAGDLVVFKVAGAAAEAGKSLDEVERLARLANDRTVSFGVAFGGCTLPGATGPLFTVPTGQMALGLGIHGEPGISEEKVATASDLARLLTGKLLAERPAGTKKVAAVLNGLGSTKYEELFVLWTAIAKELARAGLEVVDPECGEFVTSLDMQGCSLTLLWLNDELEALWRAPCDAPVLRKGTIIAAQQATDFFIDVDGPLTFEPASEASQESGRCIARLIDSIANALKEAEDELGRIDAFAGDGDHGQGMRRGSAAAVDAAKAAVTAGAGAASVLAAAGDAWADRAGGTSGAIWGLALRSWSQAFSDDVEVSDASIVRGARLALDGVTRLGGARVGDKTLVDALVPFVETLEREADAGKSLVEAWSAAAKAAQEAADATSALEPKLGRARPLAEKSIGHPDAGAISLALTARAALQFLKEPNILLTGSETSEEHAAALADAHNRKAAGQA, encoded by the coding sequence ATGACCACGATCTTTGACGCTCCGGAAGACTTCGCCACCAGTGCGCTCGCCGGTTTCTGCGCGATCTATGCGCGGAACGTTCGCCCCGTGAAGGGCGGCGTCATCCGCTCAACCCAGGTACCGAACGGCAAGGTCGCCGTCGTGGTCGGAGGCGGCTCCGGGCACTATCCGGCCTTTGCAGGCTATGTCGGACCGGGTCTTGCGGACGCGGCGGTCGCCGGCGATGTCTTCGCCTCACCCTCGACGGCCGCCGTCGCGCGCGTATGCCGCCATGCGGACCAGGGCGGCGGCGTGCTGCTCGGCTTCGGCAATTACGCGGGCGACGTCTTGAACTTCGGACTGGCGGCCGAGAGGCTTCGCTCCGAGGGCATCGACGTGCGCGTGCTGCATGTGACCGATGATGTAGCGAGCGCGTCCGTCGAGGTGCGGGCCAAGCGCCGCGGCATTGCCGGCGACCTCGTCGTCTTCAAGGTCGCAGGTGCCGCGGCGGAGGCCGGCAAGTCGCTCGACGAAGTCGAGCGACTGGCGCGCCTCGCCAACGACCGGACGGTCTCGTTCGGCGTCGCCTTCGGCGGCTGCACTCTGCCGGGCGCAACCGGCCCACTCTTCACCGTACCGACGGGCCAGATGGCGCTCGGTCTCGGCATCCATGGAGAACCCGGCATCAGCGAAGAGAAGGTCGCGACGGCGAGCGATCTTGCCAGGCTCTTGACCGGCAAACTGCTTGCGGAGCGACCGGCAGGCACGAAAAAGGTGGCAGCGGTCCTGAATGGCCTGGGCTCGACCAAATACGAGGAACTCTTCGTGCTTTGGACGGCGATTGCCAAGGAGCTGGCGCGGGCGGGTCTCGAGGTAGTCGACCCCGAATGCGGTGAATTCGTCACCAGTCTCGACATGCAGGGCTGTTCGCTCACGCTTCTTTGGCTCAATGACGAGTTGGAAGCGCTCTGGCGCGCGCCCTGCGATGCGCCGGTCCTGCGCAAGGGTACGATCATTGCCGCCCAGCAAGCGACCGACTTTTTCATTGACGTCGATGGACCTTTGACCTTCGAACCCGCCTCCGAGGCATCGCAAGAGAGTGGCAGATGTATCGCGCGGCTGATCGACAGCATCGCCAACGCGCTGAAGGAAGCGGAGGACGAACTCGGACGCATCGATGCCTTTGCTGGCGATGGCGATCATGGTCAGGGCATGCGCCGCGGCTCGGCTGCTGCGGTCGACGCCGCAAAGGCTGCGGTTACCGCAGGTGCGGGGGCGGCTAGCGTGCTGGCCGCGGCGGGCGACGCCTGGGCTGATCGCGCCGGCGGCACGTCCGGCGCCATCTGGGGCCTGGCGCTGCGATCCTGGAGCCAGGCCTTCAGCGACGACGTGGAGGTGAGCGACGCGTCGATCGTGAGGGGTGCCCGGCTGGCGCTCGACGGCGTCACCCGCCTCGGCGGCGCCCGCGTCGGCGACAAGACGCTGGTCGACGCGCTGGTACCCTTTGTCGAAACGCTGGAGCGGGAGGCCGATGCGGGCAAGTCGCTCGTCGAAGCTTGGAGCGCGGCGGCAAAGGCGGCACAGGAGGCAGCCGATGCGACGTCCGCTCTGGAGCCGAAACTCGGGCGCGCCCGGCCTCTGGCGGAGAAGAGCATCGGCCATCCGGATGCCGGGGCGATTTCGCTTGCGCTGACGGCTCGTGCCGCCCTGCAATTCCTGAAGGAGCCCAATATCTTGCTGACCGGCAGCGAGACTTCGGAAGAACACGCGGCCGCCCTCGCCGATGCCCACAATCGGAAAGCGGCAGGCCAGGCATGA
- a CDS encoding triose-phosphate isomerase — translation MSKSGLWVGTSWKMNKTLAEATAFAEGLAAADAARDVRVHRFVIPPFTAVRQVKEKLKATSVKVGAQNMHWEDAGAWTGEISPLMLKDCGLDIVELGHSERRAHFGETDRTVGLKTVAAVRHGLIPLICIGETLAERQAGEADHVLCRQVEAAFALLDGAAKAAPVLLAYEPVWAIGAEGVPATADYAEERHRRIAEVAEATLGVTVPVLYGGSVNPGNCEELIVQPHIGGLFIGRAAWDVRGYLDILQQVSRAI, via the coding sequence ATGAGCAAGTCGGGGCTTTGGGTTGGCACCAGTTGGAAGATGAACAAGACCTTGGCGGAGGCAACGGCCTTCGCCGAGGGCCTCGCTGCCGCCGATGCGGCGCGCGACGTCCGCGTCCACCGCTTTGTCATTCCGCCATTCACGGCGGTCCGGCAAGTGAAGGAGAAGCTGAAGGCGACGAGCGTCAAGGTCGGCGCACAAAACATGCACTGGGAGGATGCCGGCGCCTGGACCGGCGAAATCTCACCGCTGATGTTGAAGGACTGTGGCCTCGACATCGTCGAACTCGGCCACAGCGAACGCCGCGCACATTTCGGCGAGACCGATCGCACCGTTGGCTTGAAAACGGTGGCTGCGGTCCGGCACGGGCTCATTCCGTTAATCTGCATCGGCGAGACGCTCGCCGAACGTCAGGCCGGCGAGGCCGATCACGTGCTTTGTCGCCAGGTCGAGGCCGCATTCGCGCTTCTCGACGGCGCTGCGAAGGCGGCGCCGGTGCTGCTCGCCTACGAACCGGTCTGGGCAATCGGCGCTGAGGGGGTTCCAGCCACCGCCGACTATGCCGAAGAGCGCCACAGGCGGATAGCCGAGGTGGCAGAGGCGACGCTCGGCGTCACCGTCCCGGTTCTCTACGGCGGCAGCGTCAATCCCGGGAACTGCGAGGAATTGATCGTGCAACCTCACATCGGCGGTCTGTTTATCGGCCGTGCCGCATGGGACGTCCGCGGCTACCTCGACATTCTGCAGCAGGTTTCCAGGGCGATCTGA
- a CDS encoding PAS domain-containing protein, with protein MRSKTSIELFRYWNATRGDRNLPRRDEIAPGDIRSLLPDVFILQRRPDGTIRFRLAGTRICTLFGGELRDQPFSALWQEAEGAEIDEVAGRVMAECSPMLLTAFCRTAAGETLDLELLLAPLASADGKNDRLLGALSPLTRPQWLRMSPITALITTDLRVLPPLSDMSRNDVDVHPAATSVGVVDGRRRTLQLRVLNGDRRD; from the coding sequence ATGCGCAGCAAAACGTCCATTGAGCTGTTCCGTTATTGGAACGCAACTCGGGGCGATCGCAACCTCCCCCGACGCGACGAAATCGCGCCCGGTGACATTCGGTCGCTGCTACCAGACGTCTTTATCCTGCAGAGGCGGCCTGACGGCACCATTCGCTTCCGACTCGCCGGCACCCGCATCTGCACGCTTTTCGGGGGCGAGTTGCGCGATCAGCCGTTTTCAGCGCTCTGGCAGGAGGCGGAAGGGGCGGAGATCGACGAGGTCGCCGGGCGGGTGATGGCGGAATGCTCGCCAATGCTCCTTACCGCCTTCTGTAGGACGGCCGCTGGCGAGACGCTCGACCTGGAGCTGCTGCTTGCACCCCTCGCCTCCGCGGACGGCAAGAATGACCGGCTGCTCGGAGCCTTGTCGCCGCTGACACGCCCTCAATGGTTGCGTATGTCGCCAATAACCGCACTCATCACAACCGACCTCCGCGTTCTCCCTCCCCTCAGCGACATGTCACGCAACGACGTGGACGTTCACCCTGCCGCCACGAGCGTCGGAGTCGTGGACGGGCGTCGCCGGACGCTGCAGTTGCGTGTCCTCAATGGCGACCGCCGCGATTAA